In Streptomyces hawaiiensis, one genomic interval encodes:
- the dusB gene encoding tRNA dihydrouridine synthase DusB produces the protein MSAPLQIGPHTVQPPVVLAPMAGITNAPFRTLCREFSGGKGLFVSEMITTRALVERNEKTMQLIHFDASERPRSIQLYGVDPATVGKAVRMIAEEDLADHIDLNFGCPVPKVTRKGGGSALPYKRNLLRAILREAVSGAGELPVTMKMRKGIDDDHITYLDAGRIAVEEGVTSIALHGRTAAQHYGGTADWEAIARLKEHVPEIPVLGNGDIWSAEDALRMVRETGCDGVVVGRGCLGRPWLFSDLVAAFEGRPQDIARPALREVADVMVRHATLLGEWIGDEARGVIDFRKHVAWYLKGFAVGSEMRKRLAITSSLEELRSGLDELDLDQPWPAGADGPRGRTSGNNRVVLPDGWLKDPYDCAGVGEDAELDTSGG, from the coding sequence ATGTCCGCGCCCCTCCAGATCGGTCCGCACACCGTCCAGCCACCCGTCGTCCTGGCCCCCATGGCCGGGATCACCAACGCGCCCTTCCGCACGCTCTGCAGGGAGTTCAGCGGTGGCAAGGGCCTGTTCGTCAGCGAGATGATCACCACCAGGGCGCTGGTCGAACGCAACGAGAAGACCATGCAGCTCATTCACTTCGACGCGAGTGAGCGGCCCCGCTCCATCCAGCTGTACGGCGTGGACCCCGCGACCGTCGGCAAGGCCGTCCGCATGATCGCGGAGGAGGACCTCGCCGACCACATCGACCTGAACTTCGGCTGCCCGGTGCCGAAGGTCACGCGCAAGGGCGGCGGCTCCGCGCTGCCGTACAAGCGGAACCTGCTGCGGGCCATCCTGCGCGAGGCCGTCAGCGGCGCCGGCGAGCTGCCCGTGACGATGAAGATGCGCAAGGGCATCGACGACGACCACATCACCTACCTCGACGCCGGCCGGATCGCCGTCGAGGAGGGCGTCACCTCCATCGCCCTGCACGGCCGCACCGCCGCCCAGCACTACGGCGGCACCGCCGACTGGGAGGCCATCGCCCGGCTGAAGGAGCACGTGCCGGAGATCCCGGTGCTCGGCAACGGCGACATCTGGTCGGCCGAGGACGCCCTGCGGATGGTGCGCGAGACCGGCTGCGACGGGGTGGTGGTCGGGCGCGGGTGCCTGGGGCGGCCCTGGCTGTTCTCCGACCTCGTGGCGGCCTTCGAGGGGCGCCCCCAGGACATCGCCCGGCCCGCCCTCCGGGAAGTCGCCGACGTCATGGTCCGGCACGCCACCCTGCTCGGGGAGTGGATCGGGGACGAGGCCCGGGGCGTGATCGACTTCCGCAAGCACGTCGCCTGGTACCTCAAGGGCTTCGCGGTCGGCTCCGAGATGCGCAAGCGCCTGGCCATCACCTCCTCGCTGGAGGAACTGCGCTCCGGCCTGGACGAGCTGGACCTCGACCAGCCCTGGCCCGCCGGCGCCGACGGGCCCCGGGGCCGTACGTCCGGCAACAACCGGGTGGTGCTGCCGGACGGCTGGCTCAAGGACCCCTACGACTGCGCCGGGGTCGGCGAGGACGCCGAGCTCGACACCTCCGGCGGCTGA
- a CDS encoding sulfatase-like hydrolase/transferase produces the protein MPVFTRFHQSSRPGDGRSGAEPQPERAQKADVPEEAETAGAGTRLSRLRTWRTRLPRAARALHLTTTALAAVLVLGALLLPNTLPALKAVSFARIPAEAVIGAVVVLALPPRPRLAAAVLYGLGLTALTTVNLLDMGFNEYLGRGFNAALDWDLLPDAQAYVEDTLGGGVATAAAVGAVLFVLLVAAVMVAAAVRLASVLARHRVRATKGALIAGTAWVTCSALGLTLFGGPVASERGAGALRVHAQRTVESLRDEAAFVKQSKADTFGNTPPGQLLPDLRGKDVIFTFIESYGRSAIEDPVMAPGVDRTLDTGTRALEKAGFAARSGWLTSATYGGSSWLGHSTTMSGLWIDNQRRYRTVSAGDHLTLTKAFQKTGAWDTVGVMPGVQKGWPEEKWYGLDKLYDAFDLGYRGPKFSWSTMPDQYALEAFQRQVHGKKRDKPLMSFVILTSSHQPWAPIPKMVGWDELGDGSVFDAIQKAGNQASDVITDTAKSRQEYGKSIQYSLTSLTQWLQRYGTDDTVLVFLGDHQPIARVSGTGASRDVPVSIVAKDPKVLDKVADWNWTEGLKPGREAPVWKMSAFRDRFLKAFGSTPHPSTG, from the coding sequence GTGCCTGTCTTCACACGCTTCCACCAGTCGTCGCGGCCGGGCGACGGGAGGTCCGGGGCCGAGCCCCAGCCGGAGCGTGCCCAGAAGGCGGACGTCCCGGAGGAGGCGGAGACCGCCGGAGCCGGGACCCGACTCAGCCGCCTCCGCACCTGGCGCACCCGCCTCCCCCGCGCCGCCCGCGCCCTCCACCTGACCACCACCGCCCTCGCCGCCGTCCTGGTCCTCGGGGCCCTGCTGCTGCCCAACACCCTCCCGGCGCTGAAAGCGGTCAGCTTCGCGCGGATCCCGGCCGAGGCGGTCATCGGGGCCGTCGTCGTCCTGGCGCTGCCGCCCCGGCCCCGGCTGGCGGCGGCGGTCCTGTACGGGCTCGGCCTCACCGCCCTGACCACGGTGAACCTGCTCGACATGGGGTTCAACGAGTACCTGGGCCGGGGCTTCAACGCCGCGCTCGACTGGGATCTGCTGCCCGACGCGCAGGCGTACGTCGAGGACACGCTGGGCGGGGGCGTCGCGACCGCCGCCGCCGTCGGCGCGGTGCTGTTCGTCCTGCTCGTGGCGGCCGTCATGGTCGCGGCGGCGGTCCGGCTCGCGAGCGTGCTGGCCCGCCACCGGGTGCGGGCGACCAAGGGCGCCCTGATCGCCGGCACCGCCTGGGTGACCTGCTCCGCACTGGGCCTGACGCTGTTCGGCGGCCCGGTCGCCTCCGAGCGCGGCGCCGGGGCCCTCAGGGTGCACGCGCAGCGGACGGTGGAGTCGCTGCGGGACGAGGCGGCGTTCGTGAAGCAGTCGAAGGCGGACACCTTCGGCAACACCCCGCCCGGCCAACTGCTCCCGGATCTGCGCGGCAAGGACGTGATCTTCACGTTCATCGAGAGCTACGGCCGCAGCGCGATCGAGGACCCGGTCATGGCCCCCGGCGTCGACCGCACCCTCGACACCGGCACCAGGGCCCTGGAGAAGGCCGGCTTCGCCGCCCGCAGCGGCTGGCTGACCTCGGCGACCTACGGCGGCAGCAGCTGGCTCGGCCACTCCACGACCATGTCCGGCCTGTGGATCGACAACCAGCGCCGGTACCGCACGGTCAGCGCCGGCGACCACCTCACCCTCACCAAGGCGTTCCAGAAGACCGGCGCGTGGGACACGGTCGGCGTCATGCCGGGCGTGCAGAAGGGCTGGCCGGAGGAGAAGTGGTACGGCCTCGACAAGCTCTACGACGCCTTCGACCTGGGCTACCGGGGCCCGAAGTTCAGCTGGTCGACGATGCCCGACCAGTACGCGCTGGAGGCGTTCCAGCGGCAGGTGCACGGAAAGAAGCGCGACAAGCCGCTGATGTCGTTCGTCATCCTGACCTCCAGCCACCAGCCCTGGGCGCCCATCCCGAAGATGGTCGGCTGGGACGAACTCGGCGACGGCTCGGTCTTCGACGCGATCCAGAAGGCCGGCAACCAGGCCTCGGACGTCATCACCGACACCGCCAAGTCCCGCCAGGAGTACGGCAAGTCCATCCAGTACTCGCTCACCAGCCTCACCCAGTGGCTTCAGCGCTACGGCACCGACGACACCGTCCTGGTCTTCCTCGGTGACCACCAGCCCATCGCCCGGGTCAGCGGGACCGGCGCGAGCCGGGACGTGCCGGTGTCGATCGTGGCGAAGGACCCGAAGGTCCTGGACAAGGTCGCCGACTGGAACTGGACGGAGGGTCTCAAGCCCGGCCGCGAGGCGCCCGTGTGGAAGATGAGCGCCTTCCGCGACCGCTTCCTGAAGGCGTTCGGCTCGACACCGCACCCCTCCACGGGCTGA
- the ppdK gene encoding pyruvate, phosphate dikinase, producing the protein MSENKDLPVAEQAASVEGVKFVYDFTEGNKDLKDLLGGKGANLAEMTNLGLPVPPGFTITTEACKTYLDSGEEPAALRDEVSAHLDALQARMGKKLGQADDPLLVSVRSGAKFSMPGMMDTVLNIGLSDKSVQGLAKQAGDDRFAWDSYRRLIQMFGKTVLGVDGELFEDALEAAKTAKKVTVDTELEAADLKKLVTKFKKIVKTEAGRDFPQDPREQMDLAIHAVFDSWNTDRAKLYRRQERIPHDLGTAVNVCSMVFGNLGPDSGTGVAFTRDPASGHQGVYGDYLQNAQGEDVVAGIRNTVPLAELEQIDKKSYDQLMQIMQTLENHYKDLCDIEFTIERGVLWMLQTRVGKRTAGAAFRIATQLVDQGLIDEAEALTRVNGAQLAQLMFPRFDEDAKVEKVGRGIAASPGAAVGKAVFDSYTAVKWSRSGEKVILIRRETNPDDLDGMIAAEGILTSRGGKTSHAAVVARGMGKTCVCGAEELEVDTKRRRMTVPGGHVVEEGDVVSIDGSSGKVYLGEVPVVPSPVVEYFEGRMHPGADDADELVEAVHRMMAFADRKRRLRVRANADNAEDALRARRFGAQGIGLCRTEHMFLGDRRELVERLILADTQAEREESLKELLPLQKQDFVQLFESMDGLPVTVRLLDPPLHEFLPDITELSVRVALAESRQEPHENELRLLQAVHRLHEQNPMLGLRGVRLGLVIPGLFTMQVRAIAEAAAERKAAKGDPRAEIMIPLVGTVQELEIVREEADQVIAEVEAASGAQLKLSIGTMIELPRAALTAGQIAEAAEFFSFGTNDLTQTVWGFSRDDVEASFFTAYLEKGIFGVSPFETIDKDGVGSLVKLAAKAGRETRPDLKLGVCGEHGGDPESVHFFHEVGLDYVSCSPFRIPVARLEAGRAAVQSQGSDHR; encoded by the coding sequence GTGTCGGAAAACAAAGATCTCCCGGTAGCCGAGCAGGCCGCGAGCGTTGAGGGCGTGAAGTTCGTCTACGACTTCACCGAGGGCAACAAGGACCTCAAGGACCTCCTCGGTGGCAAGGGCGCGAACCTCGCCGAGATGACGAACCTCGGTCTTCCGGTCCCTCCCGGCTTCACGATCACCACCGAGGCCTGCAAGACCTACCTGGACAGCGGCGAGGAGCCGGCGGCACTGCGTGACGAGGTGAGTGCGCACCTCGACGCGCTTCAGGCCCGCATGGGCAAGAAGCTCGGCCAGGCCGACGACCCGCTGCTGGTGTCGGTGCGCTCGGGCGCCAAATTCTCCATGCCCGGCATGATGGACACCGTCCTCAACATCGGCCTCTCCGACAAGTCGGTGCAGGGCCTGGCCAAGCAGGCCGGCGACGACCGGTTCGCCTGGGACTCCTACCGCCGCCTCATCCAGATGTTCGGCAAGACCGTCCTGGGCGTCGACGGCGAGCTGTTCGAGGACGCGCTGGAGGCGGCGAAGACGGCCAAGAAGGTCACGGTCGACACCGAGCTGGAGGCCGCCGACCTCAAGAAGCTCGTCACCAAGTTCAAGAAGATCGTCAAGACCGAGGCCGGCCGGGACTTCCCGCAGGACCCGCGCGAGCAGATGGACCTCGCCATCCACGCGGTCTTCGACTCCTGGAACACCGACCGGGCCAAGCTCTACCGCCGCCAGGAGCGCATCCCGCACGACCTGGGCACGGCCGTCAACGTCTGCTCCATGGTCTTCGGCAACCTCGGCCCCGACTCCGGCACCGGCGTCGCGTTCACCCGCGACCCCGCCTCCGGCCACCAGGGCGTCTACGGCGACTACCTGCAGAACGCCCAGGGCGAGGACGTGGTCGCGGGCATCCGCAACACCGTGCCGCTCGCGGAGCTGGAGCAGATCGACAAGAAGTCGTACGACCAGCTGATGCAGATCATGCAGACGCTGGAGAACCACTACAAAGATCTCTGCGACATCGAGTTCACCATCGAGCGCGGTGTGCTGTGGATGCTCCAGACCCGCGTCGGCAAGCGCACCGCGGGCGCGGCCTTCCGCATCGCGACCCAGCTGGTGGACCAGGGCCTGATCGACGAGGCCGAGGCGCTCACCCGCGTCAACGGCGCCCAGCTCGCGCAGCTGATGTTCCCGCGCTTCGACGAGGACGCGAAGGTCGAGAAGGTCGGCCGGGGCATCGCCGCCTCGCCCGGCGCGGCCGTCGGCAAGGCCGTCTTCGACTCCTACACGGCCGTCAAGTGGTCCCGCTCGGGCGAGAAGGTCATCCTGATCCGCCGCGAGACCAACCCCGACGACCTGGACGGCATGATCGCCGCCGAGGGCATCCTGACCTCCCGCGGCGGCAAGACCTCCCACGCGGCCGTGGTCGCGCGCGGCATGGGCAAGACCTGTGTCTGCGGCGCCGAGGAGCTGGAGGTCGACACCAAGCGCCGCCGGATGACCGTGCCGGGCGGGCACGTCGTCGAGGAGGGCGACGTCGTCTCCATCGACGGCTCCTCCGGCAAGGTCTACCTCGGTGAGGTACCGGTCGTCCCCTCCCCGGTCGTGGAGTACTTCGAGGGCCGCATGCACCCGGGCGCCGACGACGCCGACGAGCTGGTCGAGGCCGTGCACCGCATGATGGCCTTCGCCGACCGCAAGCGCCGCCTGCGGGTGCGCGCCAACGCCGACAACGCCGAGGACGCGCTGCGCGCCCGCCGCTTCGGCGCCCAGGGCATCGGCCTGTGCCGCACCGAGCACATGTTCCTCGGCGACCGGCGCGAGCTGGTGGAGCGGCTGATCCTGGCCGACACGCAGGCCGAGCGCGAGGAGTCCCTCAAGGAGCTGCTGCCGCTCCAGAAGCAGGACTTCGTGCAGCTCTTCGAGTCGATGGACGGCCTCCCGGTCACCGTCCGCCTCCTGGACCCGCCGCTGCACGAGTTCCTCCCGGACATCACCGAGCTGTCCGTCCGTGTGGCCCTCGCCGAGTCCCGCCAGGAGCCGCACGAGAACGAACTGCGCCTCCTCCAGGCCGTCCACCGCCTGCACGAGCAGAACCCGATGCTCGGTCTGCGCGGGGTGCGCCTCGGCCTGGTCATCCCCGGCCTGTTCACCATGCAGGTCCGGGCCATCGCCGAGGCCGCGGCCGAGCGCAAGGCCGCCAAGGGCGACCCGCGCGCCGAGATCATGATTCCGCTCGTCGGCACGGTCCAGGAGCTGGAGATCGTGCGCGAGGAGGCCGACCAGGTCATCGCCGAGGTCGAGGCGGCCTCGGGCGCGCAGCTGAAGCTGTCCATCGGCACGATGATCGAGCTGCCGCGCGCCGCCCTGACCGCCGGTCAGATCGCCGAGGCCGCCGAGTTCTTCTCCTTCGGCACGAACGACCTGACCCAGACGGTGTGGGGCTTCTCCCGCGACGACGTGGAGGCCTCGTTCTTCACGGCGTACCTGGAGAAGGGCATCTTCGGTGTCTCCCCGTTCGAGACGATCGACAAGGACGGCGTCGGCTCCCTGGTGAAACTGGCCGCCAAGGCCGGCCGCGAGACCCGCCCCGACCTCAAGCTCGGCGTCTGCGGCGAGCACGGCGGCGACCCGGAGTCGGTCCACTTCTTCCACGAGGTCGGACTCGACTACGTCTCCTGCTCCCCGTTCCGCATCCCGGTGGCCCGCCTGGAGGCCGGCCGGGCGGCGGTCCAGTCCCAGGGCAGCGACCACCGCTAG
- a CDS encoding NUDIX hydrolase encodes MDTSVPATDVQRVLPRDEWVKTLPQTIVASCVLLLDAEDRMLLLRYADGQPAAGLWGLPGGMLDHGEDPVGAARRELHEETGICLAGDLRFIGYDHRADVLGTGPVIDFYFHGGRLPAGQPVRPSSEHDRHGLFALADLGSTPLTTRVPTLTALLTAARTGTVVCLRDGLPQ; translated from the coding sequence GTGGACACGAGCGTGCCCGCCACCGACGTACAACGCGTGCTGCCGCGTGACGAGTGGGTCAAGACGCTGCCCCAGACCATCGTCGCGTCGTGCGTGCTGCTCCTCGACGCCGAGGACCGGATGCTGCTGCTGCGCTACGCGGACGGCCAGCCCGCTGCGGGGCTCTGGGGACTGCCGGGCGGCATGCTCGACCACGGCGAGGACCCCGTCGGCGCCGCGCGCCGGGAGCTGCACGAGGAGACCGGCATCTGCCTCGCAGGGGACCTGCGGTTCATCGGGTACGACCACCGGGCCGATGTGCTGGGCACGGGCCCGGTGATCGACTTCTACTTCCACGGCGGCCGGCTCCCGGCCGGGCAGCCCGTCCGGCCCAGTTCGGAACACGACCGCCACGGCCTCTTCGCCCTCGCGGACCTGGGATCCACCCCGTTGACGACCCGCGTGCCCACCCTCACCGCGCTGCTGACGGCGGCCCGGACCGGCACCGTCGTATGCCTGCGGGACGGTCTGCCGCAGTGA
- a CDS encoding MGH1-like glycoside hydrolase domain-containing protein: MDRNAQLTTRPARRGIAYDPAAAPPSLQARAAQVLEGNWTGRSTVPSRGLYPHQWSWDSAFIAIGLRHLSPLRAQTELETLLAAQWADGRVPHIVFNPSVPLDAYFPSPDFWRSSAAGRTAGAPRTVQTSGIVQPPVHALAAWLVHLADPGLSRARGFLTRAYPRLAAWHGYLLQRRDLGGGGLVSVVHPWEQGMDNSPCWDRPLSRVTPAPARSFRRADLDHGAPDDRPTDLDYGRYVRLAADYRDRGYADGGIGGAARRTAVEGGGGRRAGDFAVEDPAFNALLVASEYALARIAHELGARDSAREVRAERLTAALVERLWEPAAGMFLCRDVRAGELIPERGVSGLVPLLLPALPGDLAATLVRTMCGPHFGLGGTTRLVPSYDLLGEAFDPHRYWRGPAWFNTNWLLERGLRLHGERGRADALRKGMLHTAGASGFAEYVDPYTAQACGVTGFGWTAALTLDLLHDRPARGGSGLTAIKGGDRG; encoded by the coding sequence GTGGATCGCAACGCCCAGCTCACCACGCGTCCCGCGAGGCGCGGTATCGCATACGATCCGGCCGCCGCGCCGCCTTCCCTGCAGGCCAGGGCCGCGCAGGTGCTGGAGGGCAACTGGACGGGCAGGTCCACCGTGCCCTCGCGCGGTCTGTATCCGCACCAGTGGTCGTGGGACTCGGCGTTCATCGCGATCGGCCTGCGGCACCTCTCGCCGTTACGGGCCCAGACGGAACTGGAGACGCTGCTGGCGGCCCAGTGGGCGGACGGGCGGGTCCCGCACATCGTCTTCAACCCCTCCGTCCCCCTCGACGCCTACTTCCCGAGCCCCGACTTCTGGCGCTCGTCGGCCGCCGGGCGCACCGCCGGCGCCCCGCGCACCGTACAGACCTCCGGGATCGTGCAGCCACCGGTGCACGCCCTGGCCGCGTGGCTGGTGCACCTCGCCGACCCCGGCCTGTCCAGGGCGCGCGGCTTCCTCACCCGGGCGTACCCCCGGCTGGCCGCCTGGCACGGCTACCTCCTGCAACGGCGCGACCTCGGCGGGGGCGGACTGGTCTCCGTCGTGCACCCCTGGGAACAGGGGATGGACAACAGCCCCTGCTGGGACCGTCCGCTGTCCCGGGTCACCCCGGCCCCGGCCCGCTCCTTCCGCCGCGCCGACCTCGACCACGGCGCCCCCGACGACCGTCCGACGGATCTGGACTACGGGCGGTACGTGCGGCTGGCGGCCGACTACCGGGACCGCGGGTATGCCGACGGTGGAATCGGAGGGGCGGCCCGCAGGACCGCGGTTGAGGGCGGTGGGGGGAGACGGGCGGGCGACTTCGCCGTGGAGGACCCGGCGTTCAACGCGCTGCTCGTCGCCTCCGAGTACGCCCTGGCCCGGATCGCCCACGAGTTGGGCGCGCGGGACTCGGCACGGGAGGTCCGCGCGGAGCGCCTGACGGCGGCCCTGGTGGAGCGGCTGTGGGAACCGGCGGCGGGGATGTTCCTGTGCCGGGACGTGCGCGCCGGGGAGCTGATCCCCGAGCGCGGTGTCTCCGGCCTCGTCCCCCTGCTGCTGCCCGCCCTGCCCGGCGACCTCGCGGCCACCCTGGTCCGCACGATGTGCGGCCCGCACTTCGGCCTCGGCGGCACGACCCGCCTGGTCCCGAGCTACGACCTGCTCGGCGAGGCCTTCGATCCGCACCGCTACTGGCGCGGCCCGGCCTGGTTCAACACCAACTGGCTGCTGGAGCGCGGGCTGCGGCTGCACGGCGAGCGCGGCCGGGCCGACGCCCTGCGCAAGGGCATGCTGCACACCGCCGGCGCCTCCGGCTTCGCGGAGTACGTCGACCCGTACACGGCACAGGCCTGCGGCGTCACCGGCTTCGGCTGGACCGCCGCGCTCACGCTCGACCTGCTGCACGACCGGCCCGCACGGGGCGGGAGCGGCCTCACGGCGATCAAGGGAGGGGACCGGGGATGA
- a CDS encoding ROK family transcriptional regulator — translation MTGRVQASAGDLLELVRSRRAVTRGALQQATGLSRATVGQRLDRLFRAGWLREGAGGPVDSPLGGRPSITLEFDDEHAVVLAADLDTRHARAAVLSLSGEILTEQSGTLVVEDGPDAVLGELGRWFAELLEKTGHGAEAVCGVGLAVPGPVDTETGRVVQPPIMPGWDGYDIRGRLARALTEHAGAAGVPVLVDNDANLMAYGEQRAGHPDCSAFVLVKVSTGIGAGVVVDGSVFRGVDGGAGDIGHIRVPEGAEALCRCGAYGCLAAVASGGAVARRLAEAGVPAASGSDVRDLLASGHPEAVGLAREAGRRVGDVLATVVTLLNPGVLMIAGDLAGTPFLTGVRELLYQRALPRSTAHLDVVTARLGERAALVGAGAMVVEHLYAPERVEERLRALGV, via the coding sequence ATGACGGGACGCGTTCAGGCGAGCGCCGGCGATCTGCTCGAACTGGTGCGCAGTCGCCGCGCCGTGACCCGGGGTGCGCTGCAACAGGCGACCGGACTGTCCCGGGCCACCGTCGGGCAGCGGCTGGACCGGCTCTTCCGCGCGGGCTGGCTGCGCGAGGGCGCCGGGGGGCCGGTCGACTCCCCGCTCGGCGGCCGGCCCTCCATCACCCTGGAGTTCGACGACGAGCACGCGGTGGTCCTCGCCGCCGACCTCGACACCCGGCACGCCCGGGCGGCCGTGCTGTCGCTGAGCGGCGAGATCCTCACCGAACAGTCCGGCACCCTGGTCGTCGAGGACGGGCCGGACGCCGTACTCGGCGAACTCGGCCGCTGGTTCGCCGAGTTGCTGGAGAAGACGGGGCACGGCGCCGAGGCGGTCTGCGGGGTCGGCCTCGCGGTGCCCGGCCCGGTCGACACCGAGACGGGCCGCGTCGTCCAGCCGCCGATCATGCCCGGCTGGGACGGCTACGACATAAGGGGCCGGCTGGCCCGGGCGCTCACCGAGCACGCGGGCGCCGCCGGGGTGCCGGTGCTGGTGGACAACGACGCCAACCTCATGGCGTACGGCGAACAGCGCGCCGGCCACCCCGACTGCTCCGCCTTCGTGCTGGTCAAGGTCTCCACCGGCATCGGCGCCGGGGTCGTGGTGGACGGCTCGGTGTTCCGGGGCGTCGACGGCGGCGCCGGCGACATCGGGCACATCCGGGTGCCGGAGGGCGCCGAGGCGCTGTGCCGGTGCGGTGCGTACGGCTGTCTGGCCGCCGTCGCGAGCGGCGGCGCGGTGGCACGGCGGCTGGCGGAGGCCGGGGTGCCGGCGGCCTCCGGCTCGGACGTACGGGACCTGCTGGCGTCCGGGCACCCCGAGGCGGTCGGGCTCGCCCGGGAGGCCGGGCGCCGGGTCGGGGACGTCCTCGCGACCGTCGTGACCCTGCTCAACCCCGGCGTCCTGATGATCGCCGGGGATCTGGCCGGAACTCCCTTCCTGACGGGCGTACGCGAACTGCTCTATCAGCGGGCTCTGCCCCGCTCCACCGCCCACCTGGACGTGGTGACCGCGCGGCTGGGTGAGCGGGCCGCGCTGGTCGGGGCCGGTGCGATGGTCGTGGAGCATCTCTACGCGCCCGAGCGGGTCGAGGAGCGGTTGCGCGCGCTCGGGGTGTGA
- a CDS encoding glycogen debranching N-terminal domain-containing protein has translation MTDRHHLLVHGRTFAAVGDRGDISGYRGGSAPDGMFVRDARHLSRWQLTVDGAVPDTLTPVADGDTARCVLVPRGGRDEPPAYTLFREQAVGDSSFVESLRVTSNRPVPTTVRLAVTADADFTDQFELRSDHRTYTKAGAVRSRRVLGHGVEFAYRRGEWRSVTTVTADPRPDAVEETGTGARRLAWSLDLAPHGTAELTLRVMARPHGDRRALRVPRSPAAVQERLRDREGDFVQGVAFPSGWPELAAACTRGLADLAALQVPATGPDGEELRVPAAGAPWFLTLLGRDALLTSLFALPYRPRLAAATLPALAATQATQAGADGIAQPGKIVHEVRHGELAHFGQVPYGRYYGSVDATPLFLVLLGAYTEHTGDTALAHRLEPHARAAITWMLDHGGLTSRGYLVYRADQGGLANQNWKDSPGAICSAEGTRPHGPVTAAGAQGYAYDALRRTAGLARTVWQDATYAHLLEQAAGDLRDRFQRDFWMPEHSFPALALDGRGKQVDALASDAGHLLWSGLLDKEYGELVGRRLLEPDFFSGWGVRTLAAGQPAYHPLSYHRGSVWPHDNALIALGLARYGLHDEARAIAHGLVDAAGTTGHRLPEVLAGYGRDTHPEPVPYPHACVRESRSASAPLALLTAVGVV, from the coding sequence ATGACGGACCGGCATCATCTGCTCGTGCACGGCCGGACGTTCGCCGCCGTCGGCGACCGCGGCGACATCAGCGGCTACCGGGGCGGCAGCGCCCCGGACGGCATGTTCGTACGGGACGCCCGGCATCTGAGCCGGTGGCAGCTCACCGTCGACGGGGCGGTGCCCGACACGCTGACTCCGGTGGCGGACGGGGACACCGCGCGCTGTGTGCTCGTCCCGCGCGGTGGCCGCGACGAGCCGCCCGCGTACACGCTCTTCCGGGAACAGGCCGTCGGGGACTCCTCGTTCGTGGAGTCGCTGCGCGTCACCAGCAACCGCCCGGTGCCGACGACGGTCCGTCTCGCGGTCACCGCCGACGCCGACTTCACCGACCAGTTCGAGCTGCGCTCCGACCACCGCACCTACACGAAGGCCGGCGCCGTCCGCTCCCGCCGAGTGCTCGGCCACGGAGTGGAATTCGCCTACCGGCGCGGCGAATGGCGTTCCGTCACGACCGTGACGGCCGATCCCCGGCCGGACGCCGTGGAGGAGACCGGCACCGGCGCCCGCCGCCTGGCCTGGAGCCTGGACCTCGCACCGCACGGCACCGCCGAGCTGACCCTGCGGGTCATGGCCCGCCCGCACGGCGACCGGCGCGCCCTGCGCGTTCCCCGCTCCCCCGCCGCCGTCCAGGAGCGACTCCGCGACCGCGAGGGCGATTTCGTCCAGGGCGTGGCCTTCCCGAGCGGCTGGCCCGAGCTGGCCGCGGCCTGCACCCGGGGTCTCGCCGACCTCGCGGCCCTCCAGGTCCCGGCGACCGGCCCGGACGGCGAGGAGCTGCGCGTCCCGGCCGCCGGCGCCCCCTGGTTCCTGACGCTGCTGGGCCGGGACGCCCTGCTGACCTCGTTGTTCGCCCTGCCCTACCGGCCGCGGCTGGCCGCCGCCACGCTGCCCGCGCTCGCCGCGACCCAGGCCACCCAGGCCGGCGCCGACGGGATCGCGCAGCCCGGCAAGATCGTGCACGAGGTGCGGCACGGCGAGCTGGCGCACTTCGGCCAGGTCCCCTACGGCCGCTACTACGGCTCGGTCGACGCCACCCCGCTGTTCCTCGTCCTGCTCGGCGCGTACACCGAGCACACCGGCGACACCGCCCTGGCCCACCGCCTGGAACCCCACGCCCGGGCCGCGATCACCTGGATGCTCGACCACGGCGGCCTGACCTCGCGCGGCTACCTCGTCTACCGCGCCGACCAGGGCGGTCTCGCCAACCAGAACTGGAAGGACTCCCCCGGCGCCATCTGCTCCGCCGAAGGCACCCGCCCGCACGGCCCGGTGACGGCCGCGGGCGCCCAGGGCTACGCCTACGACGCCCTGCGCCGCACGGCGGGCCTGGCCCGCACGGTGTGGCAGGACGCGACGTACGCGCATCTGCTGGAGCAGGCGGCCGGAGACCTGCGCGACCGTTTCCAGCGGGACTTCTGGATGCCGGAGCACTCCTTCCCGGCCCTCGCGCTCGACGGCCGGGGCAAGCAGGTCGACGCGCTGGCCTCGGACGCCGGGCACCTGCTGTGGTCGGGGCTGCTGGACAAGGAGTACGGCGAACTCGTCGGACGGCGGCTCCTCGAACCGGACTTCTTCTCCGGCTGGGGCGTGCGCACCCTCGCCGCCGGGCAGCCGGCGTACCACCCGCTCTCCTACCACCGCGGCTCGGTCTGGCCGCACGACAACGCGCTGATCGCCCTGGGCCTGGCCCGCTACGGGCTGCACGACGAGGCCCGCGCGATCGCCCACGGCCTGGTCGACGCGGCGGGCACGACCGGCCACCGGCTGCCGGAGGTCCTCGCGGGCTACGGCCGCGACACTCACCCGGAGCCGGTGCCGTACCCGCACGCGTGCGTGCGTGAATCCCGTTCGGCGTCGGCCCCGCTGGCGCTGCTCACGGCGGTCGGCGTGGTCTGA